One genomic region from Doryrhamphus excisus isolate RoL2022-K1 chromosome 14, RoL_Dexc_1.0, whole genome shotgun sequence encodes:
- the LOC131102037 gene encoding GON-4-like protein isoform X2, translating into MNYASRLKLGTSHQRWPGEEACSPVEDDATESSLVITTDDQHAKSARRRAARRKRKIQAGEEDEREDEGAGGEMIDSQLDQSLENKSKQHNLTSVNVRNIIHEVITNEHVVAMMKAAINQTDAVPPFEPKMTRSKLKEVVEKGVVIPAWNISPIKKSAPVSKVPQFVDIPLAEEDSSDEEYRPDEEEEDETAEDTLQESDFESAASPPRGSAVQRPDRDPRRPPWKTSRAPPCHFRVGSGPMAPPPLPKAPPPKAVTDSTFLEKLHAVEEELAVCMEPYQCQPVSDDEVGLMAYRTRSKRPLRDVPLGQLEAELRAPDITPDMYDCGSAPEDREWTVWLRGLMNSDMDDEECDDEDDPEYNFLADLDEPDQEDYRDDKAVRITKKEVNELMEELFDTLKGDLGGQEVDEEGHEEEEPQEDTPTPDKHMDTQACDVSKYGHSGEAEDGPIRERRTVKQQLALIRSTQHTPSTHTHTHTLMLDTQQRNTLEQQLQQHVQLLVELHLLTSPVEELHNEAESTRHFLFELDVLAQRGELMMSSWRRGDVSAFRASNLRGALQLLDELQHHPISYVRRRHTPDARGQMRGFPIMPAELAWIFATRAVFLYPELLPCVSLDPALYCPRRTAAFTAAEDCLLVMGLRNMKGSCDPTKLVSEFLLGKSHLQVRRRILQCCRPGTPDNMVKTYRYQQVLWSMPLACSQVAASEQRPPVERPLSIMPLWLLRSIPVILAAIQRSNSLSGSAPTTTSFPTPMCYPPRPPPDLSFRRTGFVQHPPPPITPPLPTHMDGRDSEEAVLPVWHLSESSTCSASDVFVAEEAESESDLGVASAPAEDRGMSSPESSTSCPPSEDIFRASSHLTTGRHLGDNQHEDDGRAKAGSHAPAHKAPRLPVFAKNVSMGVNGERLVIWTREADRAILTACQQRGANQKTFRQVSAQLGNKTTDQVRLRFHDLAHLFHLATQKDKSWSSDGSSAPEQSNDL; encoded by the exons ATGAACTACGCCTCACGTCTGAAACTGGGAACGTCCCATCAACGCTGGCCTGGCGAGGAGGCATGCTCGCCAGTTGAAGACGACGCCACAGAATCCAGCCTGGTCATCACCACGG ATGACCAACACGCTAAGAGCGCCAGGAGGAGAGCagcaaggaggaagaggaaaattCAAGCAGGGGAAGAGGATGAGAGAGAAGACGAGGGGGCGGGCGGAGAGATGATTGACAGTCAGCTGGACCAGTCACTGGAGAACAAGTCCAAACAGCACAACCTGACCAGCGTGAACGTGCGCAACATCATCCAC gAAGTCATCACCAATGAACACGTGGTGGCCATGATGAAAGCCGCCATCAACCAGACGgacgccgtgccgccattt GAGCCCAAGATGACTCGGTCCAAGCTGAAAGAAGTTGTGGAAAAAGGCGTG GTAATCCCAGCATGGAACATCTCTCCCATCAAGAAGAGTGCTCCCGTTTCCAAG GTTCCCCAGTTCGTTGACATCCCTCTGGCTGAGGAAGACTCCTCTGATGAAGAGTATCGtcctgatgaggaggaggaggacgagacGGCTGAAGAC ACGTTGCAGGAGAGCGACTTTGAGAGTGCGGCGTCGCCCCCCAGAGGAAGCGCAGTGCAGAGGCCGGACCGGgacccccgccgccccccctgGAAG ACCTCTCGCGCGCCACCCTGCCATTTCAGGGTGGGGTCCGGACCgatggccccccccccccttcccaaagCCCCACCTCCCAAAGCAGTGACAGACAGCACTTTCTTGGAGAAGCTTCACGCCGTGGAGGAGGAACTGGCCGTGTGTATGGAACCCTACCAG TGTCAGCCAGTGTCAGATGACGAAGTGGGGCTGATGGCGTACCGGACACGGTCCAAGCGTCCTCTACGTGACGTCCCCCTGGGCCAACTGGAGGCAGAGCTCAGGGCGCCGGACATTACCCCTGACATGTACGACTGTGGCTCCGCCCCGGAGGACAGAGAGTGGACCGTTTGGCTGAGAGGCCTGATGAACTCCGACATGGACGACG AGGAgtgtgatgatgaagatgacccAGAGTACAACTTCCTGGCTGACCTTGATGAACCAGACCAGGAGGATTACCGTGACGACAAGGCAGTCCGCATCACTA AAAAGGAAGTGAATGAACTGATGGAGGAGCTGTTTGACACG CTTAAAGGTGACCTGGGGGGGCAGGAGGTGGATGAGGAAGGacacgaggaggaggagccacaggagGACACGCCCACACCGGACAAGCACATGGACACACAGGCATGTGACGTGTCCAAATACGGTCATAGTGGTGAGGCAGAGGACGGACCAATCAGAGAGCGTCGTACTGTCAAGCAGCAGCTGGCTTTGATCAGaagcacacaacacacaccctctactcacacacacacacacacactgatgctgGATACACAACAACGCAACACACTcgagcagcagctgcagcag caTGTCCAACTGTTGGTGGAGCTTCACCTGCTGACCTCACCTGTGGAAGAACTTCACAATGAAGCTGAAAGCACCAGACACTTtctg TTTGAGTTAGATGTGTTGGCACAAAGAGGCgagctgatgatgtcatcatggcgGCGTGGTGACGTCAGCGCTTTCAGAGCATCCAACCTGCGGGGGGCGCTGCAGCTGCTGGACGAGCTGCAACATCACCCCATCAGCTACGTGAGACGCAGACACACCCCTGACGCACGCGGACAAA TGCGTGGTTTTCCCATCATGCCAGCTGAACTGGCGTGGATCTTTGCCACTCGTGCAGTCTTCCTCTACCCAGAACTTCTGCCATGTGTCAGTCTGGACCCTGCTCTCTACTGCCCCCGCAGGACAGCTGCTTTCACTGCAGCAGAAGactg tctgTTGGTTATGGGTCTGAGGAACATGAAGGGGTCATGTGACCCGACCAAGCTGGTGTCTGAGTTTCTGTTGGGCAAAAGTCATCTTCAGGTGCGACGTAGGATCCTGCAGTGTTGCAGACCTGGCACCCCCGACAACATGGTCAAG acCTACAGGTACCAGCAGGTGTTGTGGTCCATGCCGCTAGCCTGCAGTCAGGTTGCTGCATCAGAGCAGCGCCCCCCAGTGGAAAGACCCTTGAGCATCATGCCTCTGTGGTTGCTG CGGAGTATTCCTGTCATCTTGGCAGCGATCCAACGATCCAACAGTCTATCTGGCTccgcccccaccaccaccagcttCCCGACCCCAATGTGCTATCCGCCCCGCCCCCCACCGGACCTCAGCTTCCGCCGCACAGGATTTGTCCAGCATCCGCCCCCCCCCATTACTCCTCCCCTTCCCACCCACATGGATGGGCGGGATAGCGAAGAGGCGGTGCTTCCTGTCTGGCATCTGTCAGAATCCTCAACATGCTCCGCCTCTGACGTGTTTGTGGCTGAGGAGGCGGAGTCCGAAAGTGATCTGGGTGTGGCTTCGGCCCCAGCAGAAGACAGAGGAATGTCCTCACCTGAATCttcaacttcctgtccgccatccGAG GACATCTTCAGGGCATCTTCTCACTTGACGACAGGCCGCCATCTTGGGGACAACCAGCATGAGGATGATGGGCGGGCCAAAGCAGGGAGCCACGCACCGGCCCACAAAGCGCCAAGGCTTCCAGTGTTTGCCAAAAATGTCTCCATGGGCGTAAACGGAGAAAGACTCGTCATCTGGACCAG gGAAGCGGACCGCGCCATCTTGACCGCCTGTCAGCAGCGAGGAGCCAACCAGAAAACATTCAGACAAGTCTCCGCCCAGCTGGGAAACAAGACGACTGACCAg GTGCGTCTTCGTTTCCACGACCTTGCTCATCTTTTCCACCTGGCCACCCAGAAAGACAAATCCTGGTCCTCAGACGGCAGCTCGGCCCCGGAACAAAGCAATGACCTGTGA
- the LOC131102037 gene encoding GON-4-like protein isoform X1 → MNYASRLKLGTSHQRWPGEEACSPVEDDATESSLVITTDDQHAKSARRRAARRKRKIQAGEEDEREDEGAGGEMIDSQLDQSLENKSKQHNLTSVNVRNIIHEVITNEHVVAMMKAAINQTDAVPPFEPKMTRSKLKEVVEKGVVIPAWNISPIKKSAPVSKVPQFVDIPLAEEDSSDEEYRPDEEEEDETAEDTLQESDFESAASPPRGSAVQRPDRDPRRPPWKTSRAPPCHFRVGSGPMAPPPLPKAPPPKAVTDSTFLEKLHAVEEELAVCMEPYQCQPVSDDEVGLMAYRTRSKRPLRDVPLGQLEAELRAPDITPDMYDCGSAPEDREWTVWLRGLMNSDMDDEECDDEDDPEYNFLADLDEPDQEDYRDDKAVRITKKEVNELMEELFDTLKGDLGGQEVDEEGHEEEEPQEDTPTPDKHMDTQACDVSKYGHSGEAEDGPIRERRTVKQQLALIRSTQHTPSTHTHTHTLMLDTQQRNTLEQQLQQHVQLLVELHLLTSPVEELHNEAESTRHFLFELDVLAQRGELMMSSWRRGDVSAFRASNLRGALQLLDELQHHPISYVRRRHTPDARGQMRGFPIMPAELAWIFATRAVFLYPELLPCVSLDPALYCPRRTAAFTAAEDCLLVMGLRNMKGSCDPTKLVSEFLLGKSHLQVRRRILQCCRPGTPDNMVKTYRYQQVLWSMPLACSQVAASEQRPPVERPLSIMPLWLLRSIPVILAAIQRSNSLSGSAPTTTSFPTPMCYPPRPPPDLSFRRTGFVQHPPPPITPPLPTHMDGRDSEEAVLPVWHLSESSTCSASDVFVAEEAESESDLGVASAPAEDRGMSSPESSTSCPPSEQDIFRASSHLTTGRHLGDNQHEDDGRAKAGSHAPAHKAPRLPVFAKNVSMGVNGERLVIWTREADRAILTACQQRGANQKTFRQVSAQLGNKTTDQVRLRFHDLAHLFHLATQKDKSWSSDGSSAPEQSNDL, encoded by the exons ATGAACTACGCCTCACGTCTGAAACTGGGAACGTCCCATCAACGCTGGCCTGGCGAGGAGGCATGCTCGCCAGTTGAAGACGACGCCACAGAATCCAGCCTGGTCATCACCACGG ATGACCAACACGCTAAGAGCGCCAGGAGGAGAGCagcaaggaggaagaggaaaattCAAGCAGGGGAAGAGGATGAGAGAGAAGACGAGGGGGCGGGCGGAGAGATGATTGACAGTCAGCTGGACCAGTCACTGGAGAACAAGTCCAAACAGCACAACCTGACCAGCGTGAACGTGCGCAACATCATCCAC gAAGTCATCACCAATGAACACGTGGTGGCCATGATGAAAGCCGCCATCAACCAGACGgacgccgtgccgccattt GAGCCCAAGATGACTCGGTCCAAGCTGAAAGAAGTTGTGGAAAAAGGCGTG GTAATCCCAGCATGGAACATCTCTCCCATCAAGAAGAGTGCTCCCGTTTCCAAG GTTCCCCAGTTCGTTGACATCCCTCTGGCTGAGGAAGACTCCTCTGATGAAGAGTATCGtcctgatgaggaggaggaggacgagacGGCTGAAGAC ACGTTGCAGGAGAGCGACTTTGAGAGTGCGGCGTCGCCCCCCAGAGGAAGCGCAGTGCAGAGGCCGGACCGGgacccccgccgccccccctgGAAG ACCTCTCGCGCGCCACCCTGCCATTTCAGGGTGGGGTCCGGACCgatggccccccccccccttcccaaagCCCCACCTCCCAAAGCAGTGACAGACAGCACTTTCTTGGAGAAGCTTCACGCCGTGGAGGAGGAACTGGCCGTGTGTATGGAACCCTACCAG TGTCAGCCAGTGTCAGATGACGAAGTGGGGCTGATGGCGTACCGGACACGGTCCAAGCGTCCTCTACGTGACGTCCCCCTGGGCCAACTGGAGGCAGAGCTCAGGGCGCCGGACATTACCCCTGACATGTACGACTGTGGCTCCGCCCCGGAGGACAGAGAGTGGACCGTTTGGCTGAGAGGCCTGATGAACTCCGACATGGACGACG AGGAgtgtgatgatgaagatgacccAGAGTACAACTTCCTGGCTGACCTTGATGAACCAGACCAGGAGGATTACCGTGACGACAAGGCAGTCCGCATCACTA AAAAGGAAGTGAATGAACTGATGGAGGAGCTGTTTGACACG CTTAAAGGTGACCTGGGGGGGCAGGAGGTGGATGAGGAAGGacacgaggaggaggagccacaggagGACACGCCCACACCGGACAAGCACATGGACACACAGGCATGTGACGTGTCCAAATACGGTCATAGTGGTGAGGCAGAGGACGGACCAATCAGAGAGCGTCGTACTGTCAAGCAGCAGCTGGCTTTGATCAGaagcacacaacacacaccctctactcacacacacacacacacactgatgctgGATACACAACAACGCAACACACTcgagcagcagctgcagcag caTGTCCAACTGTTGGTGGAGCTTCACCTGCTGACCTCACCTGTGGAAGAACTTCACAATGAAGCTGAAAGCACCAGACACTTtctg TTTGAGTTAGATGTGTTGGCACAAAGAGGCgagctgatgatgtcatcatggcgGCGTGGTGACGTCAGCGCTTTCAGAGCATCCAACCTGCGGGGGGCGCTGCAGCTGCTGGACGAGCTGCAACATCACCCCATCAGCTACGTGAGACGCAGACACACCCCTGACGCACGCGGACAAA TGCGTGGTTTTCCCATCATGCCAGCTGAACTGGCGTGGATCTTTGCCACTCGTGCAGTCTTCCTCTACCCAGAACTTCTGCCATGTGTCAGTCTGGACCCTGCTCTCTACTGCCCCCGCAGGACAGCTGCTTTCACTGCAGCAGAAGactg tctgTTGGTTATGGGTCTGAGGAACATGAAGGGGTCATGTGACCCGACCAAGCTGGTGTCTGAGTTTCTGTTGGGCAAAAGTCATCTTCAGGTGCGACGTAGGATCCTGCAGTGTTGCAGACCTGGCACCCCCGACAACATGGTCAAG acCTACAGGTACCAGCAGGTGTTGTGGTCCATGCCGCTAGCCTGCAGTCAGGTTGCTGCATCAGAGCAGCGCCCCCCAGTGGAAAGACCCTTGAGCATCATGCCTCTGTGGTTGCTG CGGAGTATTCCTGTCATCTTGGCAGCGATCCAACGATCCAACAGTCTATCTGGCTccgcccccaccaccaccagcttCCCGACCCCAATGTGCTATCCGCCCCGCCCCCCACCGGACCTCAGCTTCCGCCGCACAGGATTTGTCCAGCATCCGCCCCCCCCCATTACTCCTCCCCTTCCCACCCACATGGATGGGCGGGATAGCGAAGAGGCGGTGCTTCCTGTCTGGCATCTGTCAGAATCCTCAACATGCTCCGCCTCTGACGTGTTTGTGGCTGAGGAGGCGGAGTCCGAAAGTGATCTGGGTGTGGCTTCGGCCCCAGCAGAAGACAGAGGAATGTCCTCACCTGAATCttcaacttcctgtccgccatccGAG CAGGACATCTTCAGGGCATCTTCTCACTTGACGACAGGCCGCCATCTTGGGGACAACCAGCATGAGGATGATGGGCGGGCCAAAGCAGGGAGCCACGCACCGGCCCACAAAGCGCCAAGGCTTCCAGTGTTTGCCAAAAATGTCTCCATGGGCGTAAACGGAGAAAGACTCGTCATCTGGACCAG gGAAGCGGACCGCGCCATCTTGACCGCCTGTCAGCAGCGAGGAGCCAACCAGAAAACATTCAGACAAGTCTCCGCCCAGCTGGGAAACAAGACGACTGACCAg GTGCGTCTTCGTTTCCACGACCTTGCTCATCTTTTCCACCTGGCCACCCAGAAAGACAAATCCTGGTCCTCAGACGGCAGCTCGGCCCCGGAACAAAGCAATGACCTGTGA